The Aggregatilinea lenta genome includes a region encoding these proteins:
- a CDS encoding DUF4012 domain-containing protein, whose amino-acid sequence MPELDSTTAHDFTPTRTRHRRHHHRRFRTLRRLTRPIRKLNWRAVFAVVLTLVVVLVMSGLVLASNARNGVNDSWSSLKRILNTVNTTPGTELTLADFERLHLGVNDLSSSLASARHQTFFLRPLTPLSADLRATMDSLDIAQELALAADDVLTGMQPTLFFLTQGEEDETVAAQLSSGDRLVELLTLGRGQFLSAQSHLARVQQHLDGLNLDNLSPDMLLTVDSLRRQYDYLQQINDTLLDAPDLLTLALGTEETQTYLVLSQNSDEIRPSGGYISTYGWMTVRNGRVANYNYSATTTTSPNPPLASMGSDIAVPDWWLRYGEPIYAAWDGSWYADFPSTAAMAAWYYDNGHNPESPVDGVLGIDIVGFEYLLEGLGSVTVPEYHETVTPDTFRDAVYRIRAEGSADREHKQFVAALYHQIISDWQNATQEQTQALRGAILRALQEKHIMLYFKDEDLNRAASLLGWNGEQDTATDHDYLMVADANLGSKSSRSVMRQITYDVQLQPDGSVQGRASIAYDFSARVADQDPAVRPAHYGSDINYNNLFQVFVPAQSVLTGTNNLDPDPTIVSTDTHVLFTSLVRIEYNQNERYQLSYTTPVLVETMGPYRRYRLLLQKQPGTIGELANVQVTLPPGAEMISATPAPAASYQLDQSVLEFRVELLTDQWIEVIYSQP is encoded by the coding sequence ATGCCAGAGCTGGACTCGACGACAGCGCACGATTTCACCCCCACACGTACCCGGCACCGGCGACACCATCATCGCCGGTTTCGTACGCTGCGCCGCCTGACACGACCTATTCGTAAGCTCAACTGGCGGGCTGTTTTTGCAGTGGTGCTGACGCTTGTGGTCGTGCTGGTCATGAGCGGGCTTGTCCTGGCCAGCAATGCCCGCAACGGGGTCAACGATTCCTGGTCCAGCCTCAAACGGATTCTGAACACAGTCAACACTACACCGGGCACAGAACTAACGCTGGCCGACTTCGAACGGCTGCACCTGGGAGTAAATGACCTGAGCAGCAGCCTCGCCAGCGCCCGGCATCAGACGTTTTTCCTGCGGCCTCTTACCCCGCTGTCAGCAGATCTTCGGGCGACGATGGACTCGCTCGATATCGCACAGGAACTGGCCCTGGCCGCCGACGATGTGCTGACCGGCATGCAGCCCACGCTCTTTTTCCTGACACAAGGTGAAGAAGATGAAACGGTCGCCGCGCAGCTTTCGTCTGGCGACCGGCTCGTGGAGCTGTTGACACTGGGGCGGGGGCAGTTCTTAAGCGCTCAGAGCCATCTTGCACGCGTGCAGCAGCACCTCGACGGGTTAAACCTGGATAACCTGTCGCCGGATATGCTTCTTACGGTGGATAGTCTGCGGCGGCAGTACGACTATCTGCAGCAAATCAATGACACCCTGCTGGATGCCCCCGACCTGTTGACGCTTGCGTTAGGCACGGAAGAAACACAGACCTATCTGGTGCTGTCGCAGAATAGTGATGAGATCCGTCCCTCAGGCGGCTACATCAGCACGTACGGCTGGATGACGGTCCGCAACGGGCGCGTGGCGAATTACAACTACAGCGCAACGACCACGACCAGCCCGAATCCGCCGTTGGCATCGATGGGCAGCGATATTGCGGTGCCCGATTGGTGGCTCAGGTATGGCGAACCGATCTATGCTGCCTGGGACGGCAGTTGGTACGCCGATTTCCCCTCCACCGCAGCGATGGCCGCCTGGTATTACGACAATGGACATAATCCCGAATCGCCTGTGGACGGGGTGCTTGGCATCGATATTGTCGGGTTCGAGTACCTGCTGGAGGGTCTGGGCAGTGTCACCGTGCCGGAGTATCACGAAACCGTGACACCGGATACCTTCCGCGACGCCGTGTATCGCATTCGCGCAGAAGGCTCGGCGGATCGTGAGCACAAGCAGTTCGTCGCGGCGCTGTACCACCAGATCATCTCGGATTGGCAGAATGCCACTCAGGAGCAGACTCAGGCCCTGCGAGGGGCAATCCTGCGCGCTTTACAAGAGAAACATATTATGCTGTACTTTAAGGACGAGGATCTGAATCGCGCGGCCTCGTTGTTAGGATGGAATGGCGAGCAAGACACGGCAACCGACCATGACTACCTCATGGTAGCGGATGCGAACCTGGGGAGTAAGTCAAGCCGGTCGGTGATGCGCCAGATTACTTATGATGTGCAGCTCCAACCCGACGGCTCTGTGCAGGGCAGGGCATCCATTGCCTACGATTTCTCGGCCCGCGTCGCTGACCAGGACCCCGCAGTGAGGCCCGCGCATTACGGCAGTGACATTAACTACAACAACCTGTTCCAGGTTTTTGTGCCTGCCCAGAGCGTGCTGACCGGAACGAACAATCTTGATCCCGATCCGACGATTGTTTCGACGGACACGCATGTACTATTTACGTCTCTCGTTCGCATTGAGTACAATCAAAACGAACGCTATCAGCTCTCCTATACGACTCCGGTGCTGGTCGAGACAATGGGGCCATATCGTCGCTACAGGCTCCTGCTTCAAAAACAGCCCGGCACCATCGGGGAGTTGGCCAACGTTCAGGTGACGCTGCCCCCTGGCGCGGAGATGATCAGTGCGACACCTGCGCCCGCCGCAAGTTACCAGTTGGACCAGTCAGTGCTTGAATTCCGCGTTGAACTCCTGACCGATCAGTGGATCGAGGTTATCTATTCTCAGCCTTAA
- a CDS encoding tyrosine-protein kinase produces the protein MELIAYIQLFRKWFWLLLLGAFLAGGAAFLFRSQQAKQYQSHVTIAVGNFIDTPNPNSSEIQTGVDLAQTYAVLATTYDVLDATVNAGEFPITPAELKDALGTRVIADTSLLELTITYTDPVLAADMANELAQQLILNSPSNLTPEQQQQLDLATTEIQRLNQELEQARLQLRDIDANLAIETDPAEIDRLTEQRNTLTGQINEKSATIADFSSTITTLQRRTNSLDIVERARIPTAPTGASIVSTTLLGAMVGIALAGGIALLIEYLDDTVKTSEEAVQMLELPVLGAITRFGKPRDTYRQRLITQHEPGSHVSEQYRSLRTNLMFASNGHGPKEKDVLVVTSPGPSEGKSVTAANLAVAMAMAGWRILLVDADLRRPRVHDLFGLDNSCGLSTLLSAEPSGMHMNGSSPDPDPDLLSCLQDTDIPGLRVITSGYIPLNPTEVLGSAVMKRWVQEFRSSANIDVVLFDTPPALVVADSSVLCSAVDASVVLVIEAGQSRRGAVLRARDQFVQLGIDIRGIILNAVSPKDQGSYGYGYGYYYYDDGKVPPKERLKRP, from the coding sequence ATGGAACTCATTGCTTATATACAGTTGTTCCGTAAATGGTTCTGGCTCCTCCTGCTTGGCGCATTCCTGGCCGGTGGCGCTGCTTTCTTGTTTCGCAGCCAGCAGGCGAAACAGTATCAGTCTCATGTGACCATTGCAGTTGGGAACTTCATCGACACCCCTAATCCGAACTCCTCTGAAATCCAGACGGGGGTAGACCTCGCACAAACCTATGCGGTTCTCGCAACGACCTATGATGTGCTCGACGCGACGGTGAATGCGGGCGAGTTTCCCATTACCCCCGCTGAGCTAAAGGACGCGCTCGGAACACGCGTGATCGCGGATACCTCGCTGCTGGAATTGACCATCACGTATACGGACCCCGTCCTGGCTGCCGACATGGCCAATGAACTGGCCCAGCAGCTCATTCTGAACAGCCCCAGCAACCTGACGCCTGAGCAGCAGCAGCAGCTCGATCTGGCGACTACGGAGATCCAGCGGCTCAACCAGGAGCTGGAACAGGCGCGCCTGCAACTGCGTGACATTGATGCGAATCTGGCGATCGAGACCGATCCGGCGGAGATCGACCGGCTGACCGAGCAGCGCAACACGCTGACCGGCCAGATAAACGAGAAGTCCGCCACGATTGCCGATTTCTCCAGCACGATCACCACGCTCCAGCGCCGCACCAATTCGCTCGATATTGTAGAGCGAGCGCGTATTCCTACCGCGCCAACAGGCGCGAGCATCGTTTCGACGACCCTGTTGGGCGCGATGGTTGGCATCGCTCTGGCAGGCGGTATCGCCTTGCTGATTGAATACCTCGACGATACGGTGAAGACCAGCGAAGAAGCGGTTCAAATGCTTGAGCTGCCCGTCTTGGGCGCGATTACGCGATTCGGAAAGCCGCGTGATACGTACCGCCAGCGCTTGATTACCCAACACGAACCGGGATCGCACGTATCCGAGCAGTACCGGTCTCTGCGTACAAACCTGATGTTTGCCTCGAACGGTCATGGGCCAAAAGAAAAAGATGTCCTGGTCGTCACCAGCCCTGGGCCATCCGAAGGAAAGAGTGTTACGGCGGCGAATCTGGCGGTGGCCATGGCCATGGCGGGGTGGCGTATCCTCCTGGTCGATGCCGACCTGCGACGCCCGCGAGTCCACGACCTGTTTGGTCTGGACAACAGCTGCGGATTGTCTACCCTGCTGTCGGCTGAACCCAGCGGGATGCATATGAACGGCAGCAGCCCTGATCCGGATCCGGATCTCTTGTCCTGCTTGCAGGACACGGACATTCCAGGGCTGCGGGTCATTACCAGTGGCTATATTCCGCTGAATCCAACTGAGGTGCTTGGCTCGGCAGTGATGAAGCGCTGGGTACAGGAGTTCCGGTCGTCTGCGAACATCGATGTCGTTCTATTCGATACGCCGCCTGCGCTGGTTGTGGCCGACAGCTCGGTGCTGTGCTCTGCGGTCGATGCGTCCGTGGTGCTGGTTATCGAGGCGGGGCAGTCGCGCCGGGGTGCAGTCCTGCGGGCCAGGGACCAGTTTGTGCAGTTGGGCATCGATATTCGAGGGATTATTCTGAACGCGGTCAGCCCGAAGGATCAAGGCAGCTACGGCTACGGATACGGCTACTACTATTATGATGATGGCAAGGTGCCACCCAAAGAACGGCTGAAACGACCGTAA